In Pseudobacter ginsenosidimutans, the following are encoded in one genomic region:
- a CDS encoding CAP domain-containing protein yields the protein MTNKLLNVRPILLLLLGFGLVATFACASKPASTSKTSVKSSGSSTSAPRPVGTASTAPKLEDDILILINKHRQSKGLPALTNNLVIETEARRHSMAMATKRIAFGHDGFNIRSKIVTSKVPGTNAVAENVAFGSSTAKEVVDGWLNSPGHKKNIEGNYKLTGIGVARDQQSRLYFTQIFAR from the coding sequence ATGACAAATAAACTGTTGAATGTGCGCCCGATCTTGTTATTGTTACTGGGCTTCGGCCTGGTGGCAACCTTCGCCTGTGCAAGCAAACCAGCATCAACGTCAAAAACCAGTGTTAAATCTTCCGGAAGCAGCACTTCTGCCCCAAGGCCGGTAGGCACCGCCAGCACCGCGCCCAAACTGGAAGATGATATCCTGATCCTGATCAATAAGCACAGGCAGTCGAAAGGTCTGCCAGCCCTCACCAATAACCTGGTGATCGAGACCGAAGCCCGCCGTCACAGCATGGCGATGGCCACCAAAAGGATCGCTTTCGGTCATGATGGCTTCAATATCAGGAGCAAGATCGTAACGTCAAAAGTGCCCGGCACCAATGCCGTTGCAGAAAATGTGGCCTTCGGCAGCAGCACCGCCAAAGAAGTGGTGGATGGCTGGCTGAATAGTCCCGGACATAAAAAGAATATCGAAGGGAATTATAAGCTCACAGGGATTGGCGTTGCGAGAGACCAGCAAAGCAGGTTGTATTTTACGCAGATATTTGCGCGATAA
- the fbp gene encoding class 1 fructose-bisphosphatase has product MSIVSRKVLTLDEFTIQQLRDFPHATGELSGLLRDMGLAAKRVNVEVNKAGLVDILGDAGAVNVQGEDVKKLDVFANNQFTGVLQHGISCAGIASEELDDFVAFDDAVSKNSKYVCLYDPLDGSGNIDVNVSIGTIFSVYRRVTPQGTPVTKEDFLQPGRMQVAAGYMVYGSSTMLVYATRRGVNGFTLDPSIGEFCLSHPDIKCPEWGKIYSVNHGNFFQYSKGVQQYIDACQRRTKDNGGPYTQRYIGSMVADVHRNLIKGGIFMYPGTTDKPKGKLRLLYESNPFAFILEVAGGRATNGKERILDIVPTELHQRTPLFIGSKGMMDELDACMAQY; this is encoded by the coding sequence ATGAGTATTGTCAGCAGGAAAGTACTGACCCTTGACGAATTTACGATCCAGCAGTTGCGCGACTTCCCACATGCTACGGGAGAGCTGAGCGGACTGCTGCGGGATATGGGCCTCGCCGCCAAAAGAGTGAATGTAGAAGTGAATAAAGCCGGACTGGTAGACATCCTTGGCGATGCCGGGGCCGTGAATGTTCAGGGTGAAGACGTGAAAAAGCTCGATGTTTTCGCCAATAACCAGTTCACCGGTGTATTGCAGCATGGTATCAGCTGTGCCGGTATCGCTTCCGAAGAACTGGACGATTTTGTTGCCTTCGACGACGCCGTCAGCAAAAATTCCAAATACGTTTGTTTATACGATCCGCTGGACGGCTCAGGAAATATCGATGTGAATGTGAGCATCGGCACCATCTTCAGTGTATACCGCCGCGTTACGCCGCAGGGCACGCCGGTTACCAAAGAGGATTTCCTGCAACCCGGCCGGATGCAGGTAGCCGCCGGTTATATGGTATATGGGTCTTCCACCATGCTGGTGTACGCCACACGTCGCGGCGTGAATGGCTTTACCCTGGATCCCAGCATCGGGGAATTTTGCCTCAGTCACCCCGATATCAAATGCCCTGAATGGGGAAAGATCTACTCTGTGAACCACGGTAATTTCTTCCAGTACTCCAAAGGAGTGCAGCAATATATCGATGCCTGCCAGCGCAGGACCAAAGATAACGGCGGCCCCTATACGCAGCGTTATATCGGCAGCATGGTGGCAGACGTTCACCGCAACCTGATCAAGGGCGGCATCTTCATGTACCCGGGTACAACAGACAAGCCCAAAGGCAAGCTGCGCCTGCTGTACGAGAGCAATCCATTCGCATTCATCCTGGAAGTGGCCGGTGGCCGCGCTACCAATGGCAAAGAACGTATCCTGGATATCGTGCCTACCGAACTGCACCAGCGTACGCCACTGTTCATCGGCAGCAAGGGCATGATGGACGAACTGGACGCCTGCATGGCGCAGTATTGA
- a CDS encoding aspartate kinase, which produces MKVFKFGGASVQQTEKIQNVANIIRSYSDQPILIVVSAMGKTTNALEKVAEAFFEGRQDEALKLFELIKQTHINTAKYLLVTHFNALMDELANFFTEVEWLLHDKPVREYDYYYDQIVCVGELLSTAIVSAYLNESGIPTQWVDVRDIFRTDDNFRDAAIDWNFTSQRVQEDIILLFQETNIVLTQGFIGSTDENESTTLGREGSDYSAAVFANLLNAESQTIWKDVEGVMNADPKQFPDAQFIAELNYEEVIEMAYYGAQVIHPKTIKPLQNKGIPLFVKCFLDKNLPGTVIHNKKVHGLPPIIVIKKEQALLTLHSRDFSFVGEKPVADLYQLLSDIKIKPNIIQTGAVSIQVCLDDKPEKIQKLALDASEFFEVQVEKGLTLLTVRHYQEEQLQKLTNGHRIKLKQQSPETVQVLMQPA; this is translated from the coding sequence ATGAAGGTGTTCAAATTCGGAGGAGCCAGTGTTCAGCAGACAGAAAAGATCCAGAATGTAGCCAATATCATCCGCTCCTACTCTGATCAGCCGATCCTGATCGTTGTGTCCGCCATGGGCAAAACCACCAATGCCCTGGAAAAAGTGGCCGAAGCCTTCTTCGAAGGGCGCCAGGATGAAGCCCTGAAGCTCTTCGAACTGATCAAACAAACACATATCAACACCGCCAAATACTTACTGGTAACGCATTTCAACGCACTGATGGACGAACTCGCCAATTTCTTCACGGAAGTGGAATGGCTCCTTCATGATAAGCCTGTTCGTGAATACGATTATTATTACGACCAGATCGTTTGTGTGGGAGAACTGCTCTCCACCGCCATCGTAAGCGCTTACCTCAACGAATCAGGCATCCCCACGCAATGGGTGGATGTACGCGACATCTTCCGAACCGACGATAATTTCCGGGACGCGGCCATCGACTGGAATTTTACCAGTCAGCGTGTACAGGAAGACATTATTCTACTTTTCCAGGAAACGAATATTGTACTCACCCAGGGATTCATCGGTTCAACAGATGAGAACGAAAGCACCACCCTGGGCCGCGAAGGCAGCGATTACTCCGCCGCCGTATTCGCCAATCTCCTCAATGCAGAAAGCCAGACCATCTGGAAAGATGTGGAAGGCGTGATGAATGCCGACCCCAAACAGTTCCCCGATGCCCAATTCATTGCGGAGCTCAACTATGAAGAAGTGATCGAGATGGCCTACTACGGCGCACAGGTGATCCATCCTAAAACCATCAAACCTTTACAGAACAAAGGCATTCCACTTTTCGTGAAATGTTTTCTCGATAAAAACCTGCCCGGTACCGTTATCCATAATAAAAAAGTACACGGATTGCCACCCATCATCGTGATTAAAAAAGAACAGGCCCTGCTCACCCTGCATTCCCGCGATTTCTCTTTCGTAGGAGAAAAACCCGTAGCCGATCTCTACCAGCTGCTCAGCGATATCAAGATCAAACCCAATATCATCCAGACCGGCGCCGTGAGCATCCAGGTTTGCCTGGACGATAAGCCGGAAAAAATCCAGAAGCTCGCCCTCGACGCATCTGAATTTTTTGAAGTACAGGTGGAAAAAGGATTGACCCTGCTCACCGTTCGCCATTACCAGGAAGAGCAACTGCAAAAACTCACCAATGGCCATCGTATCAAACTGAAACAACAATCACCGGAAACTGTGCAGGTGCTTATGCAACCGGCTTAA
- a CDS encoding MutS-related protein, giving the protein MQSPAAYYQQRIQELQEHLKKVQQQLIGVSVARLLSFLCVLIAGYYWIKSDSSTLLPGITVISLIIFIIFVKRAFRLNDDKALTNKLLFVNTNEDGILRRQQSKFPDGREAAAQSGYAADLDIFGPNSLFHLLNRTTTTHGTTALQQILQQPELDPVVIRNNQEAIKQLSTQTETRQLLIAHGLLHGEKEGNLHEVQRWLQMPTLLYQLKWVRAIRFIMPAISLAGLIAFLATDTYQWLLPGIIVSWLITGSFTKRILHQHNLLSKKQTILEQYGSILQLFSEIETGDSSVLKKEKATAQDASKAIKQLSNLAGLFDQRLNLLVNFFLNSFLLYDIQCMYALDKWKTVNREKFDHWIHGVGTIETLNSLSGFTFNNPDFSWPEVQTEKMIISATALAHPLIAANERVANDFTIGEQEQLMLVTGSNMSGKTTFLRTIGVNLLLAQCGAPVCAGKFVFMPMNILSSIRVSDSLQEHTSYFMAELKQLQQIIQFLQSASSPSLILIDEILRGTNSEDKTHGSDQFIRKLLQYRCLTLFATHDLALSVLENELPGRLSNYCFESIIRDGELIFDYTLQRGVAKNKNASFLMKKMEII; this is encoded by the coding sequence ATGCAATCTCCCGCAGCATACTACCAGCAAAGGATCCAGGAATTACAGGAACACCTGAAAAAAGTACAGCAACAACTGATCGGCGTATCTGTGGCAAGGCTGCTCAGTTTTCTCTGCGTACTGATTGCAGGTTATTACTGGATCAAAAGCGATAGCTCAACATTACTACCGGGCATTACCGTTATATCATTGATAATATTCATCATTTTTGTGAAACGGGCCTTCAGACTGAATGATGATAAGGCGCTTACCAACAAATTACTTTTCGTCAACACCAACGAAGACGGCATCCTCCGGCGCCAGCAAAGCAAATTCCCCGATGGCCGGGAAGCCGCAGCACAGTCGGGTTACGCGGCAGACCTGGATATATTTGGCCCCAATTCATTATTCCACCTGCTGAACCGTACCACCACCACACATGGCACTACTGCTTTACAGCAGATATTGCAGCAACCGGAACTGGACCCTGTTGTGATCCGCAACAACCAGGAAGCCATCAAACAATTGTCCACACAAACAGAAACGCGTCAGCTCCTCATCGCACATGGATTATTGCACGGCGAGAAGGAAGGAAATCTGCACGAGGTGCAACGCTGGCTGCAAATGCCTACCCTGCTCTACCAACTGAAATGGGTACGCGCAATTCGTTTCATCATGCCCGCTATCAGCCTGGCAGGATTGATCGCTTTCCTGGCAACGGATACCTATCAATGGCTGCTGCCGGGCATCATCGTCAGCTGGCTGATCACGGGCAGCTTTACCAAAAGAATCCTTCACCAGCATAACCTGCTCAGCAAGAAACAAACCATCCTGGAACAATATGGCAGCATCCTGCAATTGTTCAGCGAAATAGAGACAGGCGATTCCTCCGTACTGAAAAAAGAAAAAGCGACAGCACAGGATGCGAGTAAAGCCATCAAGCAATTGTCGAATCTGGCCGGGCTTTTCGATCAGCGGCTCAACCTGCTGGTGAACTTCTTCCTGAACAGTTTTTTATTGTACGATATCCAGTGCATGTATGCGTTAGACAAATGGAAAACTGTAAACAGGGAAAAGTTCGATCACTGGATCCACGGCGTGGGCACTATCGAAACCCTGAATTCATTGAGCGGCTTCACTTTCAACAATCCTGATTTCAGCTGGCCGGAAGTACAAACGGAAAAGATGATCATCTCCGCTACGGCGCTGGCGCATCCGCTGATTGCCGCCAATGAGCGGGTGGCCAATGATTTCACCATCGGCGAGCAGGAACAGCTGATGCTGGTGACCGGAAGCAATATGAGCGGCAAAACCACCTTCCTCCGTACTATCGGCGTTAACCTGTTGCTGGCGCAATGCGGAGCGCCGGTCTGTGCCGGAAAGTTTGTGTTCATGCCGATGAATATCCTCAGCTCCATCCGCGTGAGCGATTCACTGCAGGAACATACTTCTTACTTCATGGCGGAGCTGAAGCAATTGCAACAGATCATACAATTTTTACAATCGGCTTCCAGTCCATCACTGATCCTGATCGATGAGATCTTAAGAGGAACGAATTCAGAAGATAAGACCCACGGTTCTGATCAGTTCATCCGTAAGCTGTTGCAATACCGTTGTCTCACTCTTTTCGCCACGCACGATCTGGCGCTGAGTGTACTGGAGAATGAACTTCCCGGCAGGCTCAGTAATTATTGCTTTGAAAGTATTATCAGGGATGGCGAGCTGATCTTCGATTATACATTGCAGCGAGGAGTAGCCAAGAATAAGAATGCGAGCTTTCTGATGAAGAAGATGGAGATCATTTAA
- a CDS encoding sensor histidine kinase, which yields MCTKHKLKLLLIIAILACVLNVQAQPPSRVLDSLHSIKHKASTIEQITDALNALALAWRGVNSDSVKHYAKEGLKVSANHYPAGRAAAFTNLSAGARTAADYKTAMDAGLQAMRLFDSLDLKAEEADVVLDLAQLYKDISGSNNTEAYLDQAIAYALQSYGLAASIKDTVAMADALNMKGICLRDKGKQYKKRYYYDSARICYERALGLIERSGKGLGVQSRLYNNMSQIYNEHKIDYHKALDYLFKAVDANKKRNSISGLSYNYGNIAYAYTMLGKHKESLHYARLMLDAGQQMQRPDRLQNAYGQMYRSFKGAGMIDSALAYYILQDKLNDSLTNLGKTREVLDLQARYETNQKELEIQQLQVQREASTRNIIWLLAGIGLLTGIMIWLFILYRNMAKQKKEISEQRLRLEVMMKELHHRVKNNLQIVSSLLSLQTNRLEDENAIAVLKESQLRVQAMSFIHQRLYKTDSITSVNMKEYITDLAESLVASYGYHRDDFDLQLEVKQEFLDIDKALPAGLIINELVTNALKYAYGNVQRPLLQISLLNNAANDVVIAIRDNGKGIDAEAWTKQRNSFGKQLITALCKQLRASQELKVENGTQFTITIPAQAA from the coding sequence GTGTGCACGAAACACAAATTGAAACTGCTGCTGATCATAGCCATCCTTGCATGTGTACTTAACGTGCAGGCACAACCTCCTTCCAGGGTACTCGACAGCTTACATTCCATCAAACATAAGGCTTCCACCATTGAACAGATCACGGATGCGCTCAATGCGCTAGCACTGGCATGGCGCGGTGTGAACAGCGATTCCGTAAAACATTATGCGAAGGAAGGATTGAAAGTCTCCGCCAACCACTATCCGGCAGGACGGGCCGCTGCATTTACCAATCTCTCCGCCGGCGCACGCACGGCAGCCGACTACAAAACCGCGATGGACGCAGGTCTTCAAGCCATGCGCCTTTTCGATTCTTTGGATCTGAAAGCCGAAGAAGCTGATGTGGTGCTTGATCTCGCGCAATTGTACAAGGATATTTCCGGCAGCAACAATACAGAAGCTTACCTGGACCAGGCCATCGCCTATGCATTGCAGTCGTATGGTCTTGCTGCCTCCATCAAAGACACAGTCGCCATGGCTGACGCTCTCAACATGAAAGGCATCTGCCTTCGCGATAAAGGAAAACAGTACAAAAAAAGATACTATTACGACAGCGCCCGGATCTGCTATGAACGCGCACTCGGGCTCATTGAAAGATCAGGAAAAGGACTGGGTGTTCAGTCCCGGCTCTACAACAATATGAGCCAGATCTACAACGAACACAAGATCGATTACCACAAAGCCCTCGATTATCTTTTCAAAGCCGTTGACGCAAACAAAAAACGGAACAGCATCAGTGGCCTCAGCTACAACTACGGCAATATCGCCTATGCTTATACGATGTTGGGCAAGCACAAAGAATCCCTGCACTATGCAAGACTAATGCTCGATGCAGGCCAGCAAATGCAAAGACCCGACAGGCTGCAGAATGCATATGGACAAATGTACCGTTCCTTCAAAGGCGCGGGCATGATCGACTCCGCACTCGCCTACTATATTTTGCAGGACAAGCTCAATGACTCTCTCACCAATCTCGGTAAAACCCGCGAGGTACTTGATCTTCAGGCCAGGTATGAAACCAATCAAAAAGAACTGGAGATACAGCAACTGCAGGTGCAGCGCGAAGCAAGCACCAGGAATATTATCTGGTTACTGGCAGGCATCGGCTTGCTGACCGGTATCATGATCTGGCTCTTCATCCTGTACAGGAATATGGCAAAACAGAAAAAAGAGATTTCAGAACAGAGACTCAGACTGGAAGTGATGATGAAGGAATTGCACCACCGTGTAAAGAACAATCTCCAGATCGTGAGCAGCCTGCTTAGCCTGCAAACCAACAGGCTGGAAGACGAGAACGCCATCGCTGTTCTGAAGGAAAGCCAGCTGCGTGTACAGGCCATGAGCTTCATTCACCAGCGACTGTACAAAACAGACAGCATCACTTCAGTTAACATGAAAGAATATATCACAGACCTTGCTGAATCACTTGTTGCCAGTTATGGTTACCACCGTGATGATTTCGATCTGCAACTGGAAGTGAAACAGGAGTTCCTGGATATCGATAAAGCCCTGCCCGCCGGACTGATCATCAATGAACTGGTGACCAATGCACTCAAATACGCATATGGGAATGTGCAGCGGCCCCTGTTGCAGATCAGCCTGCTCAATAATGCCGCCAATGATGTAGTGATCGCTATTCGTGATAATGGCAAGGGCATCGATGCGGAAGCCTGGACAAAACAACGGAACAGTTTCGGTAAACAGCTGATCACTGCCCTTTGCAAACAATTACGCGCCAGCCAGGAACTAAAAGTGGAAAACGGGACAC